From Anaerohalosphaeraceae bacterium, one genomic window encodes:
- a CDS encoding Y-family DNA polymerase has protein sequence MGCGNQCHSSVIGPLFALVDCNNFYVSCERVFNPKLHRRPVVVLSNNDGCVVARSEEVKALGIPMGIPYFRVRELLEDHQAAVLSSNYTLYADMSDRVMQTLATFTPSLEIYSIDEAFLSLQGLSGASSDVGRRIRRTVLQWTGIPVSVGIAPTKTLAKIANHWAKNHADLEGVFDLSRTECLPSILEQIDVEKVWGIGRRLSEKLRPLGIRTALHLAQADAGWIQKRFSVSAARTVLELRGQVCFRLEESPEANQNIMVSRSFGQPVRTLEHLQEAVSSYLSRAAEKLRQQKLCAQILTVFARNSPFGSAPFCAPSASFIFETATQSTLEMMKAAQTLLPRVYRPNVAFHKAGVLLSGLVPADKVQPNLFDNLPVRRRDSRLMQVLDRLNAAKKQVFFASEGIRQPWRTIFRCKSPAFTTRWSDLPIVS, from the coding sequence ATGGGGTGTGGTAACCAGTGTCATTCATCCGTTATAGGCCCGCTCTTTGCGCTGGTGGACTGCAACAATTTTTACGTCTCCTGCGAGAGGGTCTTCAATCCGAAGCTGCACCGCAGGCCGGTTGTGGTGCTTTCCAACAATGACGGATGCGTCGTAGCCCGCAGCGAGGAGGTCAAGGCACTCGGCATCCCGATGGGAATCCCCTACTTCCGTGTCCGGGAGCTTCTTGAAGACCATCAGGCGGCCGTCTTGTCATCCAATTATACCCTTTATGCTGATATGTCGGACCGCGTGATGCAGACGCTGGCGACGTTTACCCCTTCTTTGGAGATTTATTCGATTGATGAGGCCTTTTTGTCCCTTCAGGGGCTTTCCGGCGCCTCATCGGACGTCGGCCGCCGAATCCGCCGCACGGTTCTTCAGTGGACGGGTATCCCTGTCTCCGTCGGAATCGCCCCCACCAAAACCCTGGCCAAAATTGCCAATCATTGGGCTAAAAATCATGCGGACCTCGAAGGCGTTTTCGACCTGAGCCGAACGGAATGCCTTCCGTCCATTCTGGAGCAAATCGATGTAGAAAAGGTCTGGGGAATCGGACGCCGCCTTTCGGAAAAACTGCGGCCGCTGGGTATCCGGACCGCCCTTCATCTGGCACAGGCGGATGCCGGCTGGATTCAGAAACGCTTTTCCGTCAGTGCGGCCCGAACGGTTCTGGAACTAAGAGGCCAGGTGTGTTTTCGGCTGGAAGAATCGCCTGAAGCCAACCAAAATATTATGGTCTCACGGAGTTTCGGTCAGCCCGTCCGGACGCTGGAACATCTGCAGGAAGCAGTCAGCTCCTACCTGTCGCGGGCGGCGGAGAAACTGCGGCAGCAGAAATTATGCGCCCAAATCCTGACCGTCTTTGCCCGAAACAGCCCCTTCGGCAGTGCTCCTTTCTGTGCTCCTTCGGCCTCTTTTATCTTTGAAACCGCTACACAAAGCACCCTCGAAATGATGAAAGCCGCTCAAACTCTCCTGCCTCGGGTGTACCGTCCGAATGTTGCATTCCACAAAGCCGGCGTTCTGCTGAGCGGTCTGGTGCCGGCGGATAAGGTGCAGCCCAATCTGTTCGACAATCTGCCGGTCCGCCGACGAGATAGTCGGCTGATGCAGGTTCTTGACCGCCTCAATGCCGCCAAAAAACAGGTTTTCTTCGCATCTGAAGGAATCCGGCAGCCCTGGCGAACCATCTTCCGGTGTAAATCCCCCGCCTTCACAACCCGCTGGAGCGACCTGCCCATCGTTTCATAA
- the umuD gene encoding translesion error-prone DNA polymerase V autoproteolytic subunit yields the protein MAVIKSIYRIKRSRRAFPVFTARIRAGFPSPAADYEENKLDLNQYLVKNPPATFFVRVSGDSMEGAGIHDGDLLVVDRSLEPRSGNVVIAVVNGELTVKRLRIKRGKPVLEPENSKYPVQEIKKETEFEVWGVVTSVIHPL from the coding sequence ATGGCCGTGATCAAATCCATTTACCGCATCAAACGAAGCAGGCGGGCTTTCCCGGTTTTTACCGCCCGGATTCGGGCCGGTTTTCCCTCGCCGGCGGCGGACTATGAAGAGAACAAACTGGACCTGAATCAGTACCTTGTCAAAAATCCTCCGGCCACATTTTTTGTGCGGGTTTCAGGCGACTCTATGGAAGGGGCCGGCATCCACGACGGCGATCTTTTGGTGGTGGACCGCTCCCTCGAGCCCCGCTCCGGCAACGTCGTCATCGCCGTCGTCAATGGGGAGCTGACGGTCAAACGGCTTCGAATCAAACGCGGCAAGCCCGTGCTCGAACCGGAAAACAGCAAATACCCCGTCCAGGAAATCAAAAAAGAAACGGAATTTGAAGTATGGGGTGTGGTAACCAGTGTCATTCATCCGTTATAG
- the lpxI gene encoding UDP-2,3-diacylglucosamine diphosphatase LpxI (LpxI, functionally equivalent to LpxH, replaces it in LPS biosynthesis in a minority of bacteria.) has protein sequence MDRQLPEPLGLIAGQGRFPFLVADGARKAGRKVVCAGIAENADPSLAEHVDVFFWGAIARPGGWLRKLRKHGVRQTIMVGRVEKAKIFTPFRILKYLPDWRALRIWYVRLRGKDKRNDTVLQAIADEFASAGIILEDSTMYCQEHMASEGLMTRCRPSDSIWEDVQFGWPLVKELGRLDIGQAIAVREREIIAVEAIEGTAAMIERAGQLCKKGGWTLLKAAKPQQDMRFDVPCVGKDTIEALHRNRAACLVVEKGKVLILDKSETLALADQLGIAVIGY, from the coding sequence ATGGACAGACAACTCCCTGAACCATTAGGTCTCATTGCCGGTCAGGGACGCTTCCCTTTTTTGGTTGCCGACGGCGCCCGCAAAGCCGGACGAAAAGTCGTCTGTGCAGGCATAGCGGAGAACGCAGATCCTTCACTGGCCGAGCACGTGGATGTCTTTTTTTGGGGGGCGATTGCACGTCCGGGCGGATGGCTTCGAAAACTCCGAAAACACGGCGTCCGCCAAACAATCATGGTCGGCCGGGTGGAAAAAGCCAAAATTTTCACGCCGTTTCGCATCCTGAAATATCTGCCTGACTGGCGGGCTCTTCGCATCTGGTATGTCCGGCTGCGGGGCAAAGACAAACGAAACGATACCGTTCTGCAGGCCATTGCTGATGAATTCGCCTCGGCCGGAATCATTCTGGAGGATTCGACTATGTACTGTCAGGAACATATGGCTTCGGAAGGGTTAATGACCCGCTGCCGACCGTCCGATTCTATCTGGGAGGATGTCCAATTCGGCTGGCCGCTGGTCAAAGAGCTCGGACGTCTCGATATCGGCCAGGCCATCGCCGTCCGCGAACGGGAAATCATCGCCGTCGAGGCCATTGAAGGAACCGCGGCTATGATTGAGCGGGCCGGACAATTGTGCAAAAAAGGCGGCTGGACCCTCCTGAAAGCCGCCAAACCCCAGCAGGATATGCGGTTTGATGTTCCCTGCGTCGGCAAAGACACCATCGAAGCCCTCCATCGAAATCGAGCCGCCTGCCTTGTTGTCGAAAAGGGAAAAGTACTCATTCTGGATAAATCCGAAACCCTCGCTCTGGCCGACCAATTAGGGATTGCCGTTATCGGCTACTAA